The Raphanus sativus cultivar WK10039 unplaced genomic scaffold, ASM80110v3 Scaffold3034, whole genome shotgun sequence nucleotide sequence CTTGTCCCCTATCTACCAATTATTAACAAAGAAGTTGTGAAAATCTCTCTACCGGATGCAAATACTCTTTTCAAAACAACCGAGTCATATGGGTCACTACGCGTCAAAACCAACATAACGTCCATGGGATGTTCCAACAGCAGCGATGAAACAAAGTTTGGTGAGCCTTTGAATTTTACTGGCACCTCGTTTACCATTAGCCGTTTCAACACCTTCCAAGCTATTGGCTGCAACTACAAGGCCACCTTGACACATATTGAACCCACAGTGGTGGGATGCATCTCAACTTGTGAACCAAGAAAGATAGGAGATCATACAAGCTGCCGTGGTAACAAATGCTGCCAAGTAGACCCACCTAGTGAGATCGGGCAGGTGGTCGGTATCAACATGGAGGAAATCTCTAGTAACGTAACAAGAAAGAGAGGGTGTCGAGTAGCCTTCTTAACTGACGAAACTCAAGACCCACTAGCGTACCGTGAGGCCAAAGTAACTGATCCAAAATGGTTTTATGATAGGCAATATGCTATACTACAACTACGGTGGGCCATTCCGATGACTAATCTCTCGTTTATTAACTCCATGGGATGCAAAATGGGCTACTCCAGCTCTAGCGTTAGTCCTTGCATATGCATGAATAATACAAACAATCAGATCAGCAGCGTAGGTTGTGCATGCCACAAGGGTTACACAGGCAACCCATATATTTTGGGTGGATGTAAAGGTTAGTAAATTTTTCTTATCTCCCTTTATGTCATGTAAATATCACGTGAGCTTATAAAGTCCTATATCGGTGGTAGCAAATCATAATCAATGATAacaattaaagtaatatataatagaTTCTCATCATCTAATTCCTCTTTCATAATATTGTTCATCTAGATATTGATGAGTGCCAACTCGACAAGGGTAATTATGAAAATTGTAGGCAACAAGGAGGCACTTGTGTGAATACTCAAGGAAGCTACCAGTGCGTATTCAAGAAGTACAAGACTATGCCAGTTACTATG carries:
- the LOC130494536 gene encoding wall-associated receptor kinase-like 18 — its product is MRCALLLMTHLALLLVLILASENLTASRSSCPSHCGNILIPYPFGIGKGCYLNEWFAIQCNNSTSGELVPYLPIINKEVVKISLPDANTLFKTTESYGSLRVKTNITSMGCSNSSDETKFGEPLNFTGTSFTISRFNTFQAIGCNYKATLTHIEPTVVGCISTCEPRKIGDHTSCRGNKCCQVDPPSEIGQVVGINMEEISSNVTRKRGCRVAFLTDETQDPLAYREAKVTDPKWFYDRQYAILQLRWAIPMTNLSFINSMGCKMGYSSSSVSPCICMNNTNNQISSVGCACHKGYTGNPYILGGCKDIDECQLDKGNYENCRQQGGTCVNTQGSYQCVFKKYKTMPVTMDYVWVLVC